The following is a genomic window from Puntigrus tetrazona isolate hp1 chromosome 20, ASM1883169v1, whole genome shotgun sequence.
tgttTAATTTCATATGATAGACATCATCTTGTGTTTTGAACTATTGAGGGTCAAAATGTTTGGGTTAACACCAATAGGGCTCCGGTTTAACTGTACTGTGCAGCTATACTCTGTACTACAACTTCATTGttgtgtgtggggttttttttaaattttttttattcaggacCGTCATGCTGTGGGGACATCAATTCCTCTGGTTGACAAGCAACAGAACTCCAAACTCCTGTCTCTGACAGAGTCTGATGGGAAAACGGTCATGAAGTTTCAGAGGTCCATCACTTCCTGTGACGAAAACGATTTGCCCATCACCGTGAGTTTAATAAAGGAGCTGTAACTCCATAGAACCTAAATGGCTCCATTTAAAAACCCTTCAACATCTGACGAACCTTTCTGTAAGAAAGTGATGGTTGTTTTAGAGTCCCCATGGTGTACTCccttttttggagttttattttagttaatgttgttttaagaaTATGTATTTGTGGTATAATAAACTGTTTTTGCAGCTCCTTTTTCAGGAGGATTGTCAAAAAATGGGTACCTTTTGTAGCCTATTTATGAGCCTCTCTTGTGATTGGCCCAATCGTGTCactcagaaaaacacagaccaatcaaatgtaatgttataCGTATGTCACAGCGCTAGCtgaatgcaaaacaaagggaagactAGGGGTGGCCCATTGGGGAAAAATGTTGATTCTGCCACGTTAGGATTTAAATTAGGTTAAATGTAGTGCCTCCAAACAGTAGGGTCTAAAATGGTTTTAGGAACTATCAGTGACATAACCGTAAGCTGATTGGTTAAAACGTGTGAAATGCCCCCACCCTGTGATTTTAAAACGTAGTGTAAACATTATCAACTTATTTCGATAGGCTTTAGCTGAAGACTTTTTCTACTTCTGTCAGCTTCAATTCCCTGCCAGTTGACGTTGGGATTTATTAATCTCGtccattttcattatttgatgTGTATGTTGACACTCCATGTCCATTATTGTAAAACCAACGAGACGCAACCAAAGACTCAGATCATGGCATTCTGTTAATTTTTCACGTTGTTCCCTTTGTTGAACGCTGTACTCACTGTTTGTACAAATGAAACCCTTTATATGGTACTGGGAAATAGTTTGTGCAAAATCGTTGCCGTACTTTAGTACTATACTACTAATTGTTAACTGAAGTTATTCAAAGGCCCTAAGTACTATCTGACTGAAATCAAAAACTGTCAATGGATCAAATATGGCTTTAATGAATTATGGATGGCCAGATAAGACCCATGTGCACTGCAAACATTTGTGAGGGAGAATATTTAACTGCAGTGTATGGGCTACTCATTTCAAGTAAAGAGATCAAGCAAAAGTGTTTGCATTATCAGGATCTCCCCATGAAGCTGATCTACGCGTATGGAGAGACTGATGAAATCGCGTACCATGGCAACCGAAGAGGCACAAAGGAGCTGAACCTGTTGAAGTACATGCCTCAGTCCAACCCTCCAAACAGCAACTTTTTTGACATCACTATGGCCAATGTAAGCAAgattctttcttttgttctgtaaactttttttcacaaatggTTAGCAACAGAAAACTGTGACATTCAGGATTTGTGGAAgaatagggggaaaaaaactaggGAAGAATAAACAATTCTGTAacctaaaaaatattgtcaCTTGAATCTGTCCTTGTTAAATTAAGAATATTACTGACCCTCTCTTTAAGTGCTAATGAGTAACTTTGATTTACTCTTAAAATCATTTCAGTTCACTGTGCCGGCCAACCAAACCTACTATCACTGCAAGATCATGAAAACCCCAACATTTGATCATAAACGGCACATTTATCGCGTGAGTTTGAACTTAAACCACATCATCTATCCAGTGATCTGTCAATCATCCTTATCTGACTTGCTTTTCATTATATCCAGATTGCGCCGGTGATCACAAACATTGACCTCGTGCATCATCTTGCGCTGTACCTATGTCCTCCGAGCGTGACCGAACCATCTGAGGCTCAGTGTACCGCATCGATAATAACCGCCTTGTGTATGGAGATGGTGGCTGTGTGGGCAGTTGGCGGAGAGGTCAGTCTCGCCTACTTGGTTTGAAAGCTATTTCGTGTGAAAACAACCAGATTTAAGCCATTAATTACTCGAATCGTTAACTGCTGCGAACACATCACAGAATTTTGGTTCTTTGATTCTTAAGCGACTCATTGAGCAGTTTTCTGAACTGAAACCTCGAGAGGATGATTCATTAAGCTTTCATTAGCAAGGATGCTTAATTAGGCCTATGTCATGTCGCTTtgttaatgatgttttttttttttttttttttctcgattaCCCGCCCCCAAGGCTTTTCAGCTTCCAGAAGCAGCAGGACTTCCAATTGGAGGAAATATTAAAGACTATTTCTACAGACTTGAAGTGCATTACAACAACCACAATAAACTTACAGGTCAGTCGgaggacattttaaatattcaacagtGTGGTATTTCACATTGTTAGTATATTCAATAAGACAACACCTTCTTCTGCACAGGTCGAGTTGATAGCTCAGGTCTGCGATTGTATTACACATCTGAACTCCGTCAGCACGATGCAGGTATTCTGATTACGGGGCTTGCAGTGGCCCCGGGGTACGCCATCCCACCCAAAGCCAAATCCTTCCTCACGTACGGTCTGTGCGACACTGCTTATATTCCAAAGGTTTGTGTGTATGTTGATCTACTCACTCTCTTGATCAGATTCAGCAGATGACTGGATGATTTTGTGTTCTGTGCTCCTACAGGTTCTGAAGACGTCAAATGATCTTCAGGTGTTCTCCGTGATGCTGCACACACACTTAGCTGGGAGAAAGTTGCGAGTCGGACATTTCAGGTAAACATGATTGACTTCAGGAAATAATTGGATATAATAACCTAATGTTACTGTAAATACTCTACTCTTCTTGGCAAATTCTTTTCTTCAGAGGAGGTAAACAGATTGATTTCCTAGCGAAGGATGAAAACTATGATTTTGATTATCAGGAAGTCACAAACTTGGGTAAAACTAAGATCGTTAAGTTGGTAAGTGCTagaatgctgtgttttttttttttttttttttttttttttttttttttttatttttataaatatacagtacacacaaaatAAGTGAGAATAACAACTTTTGGTCTTTTAGGGA
Proteins encoded in this region:
- the LOC122325007 gene encoding DBH-like monooxygenase protein 2 homolog, with the translated sequence MCIIRSVDTVCQLLKGKMITLSLVLVFITVQWSWAQQDPLLPFSEHLDLEHKVRLKWGFDEIRDTILFELTFNTVGWVGFGFSPKGGMTGADVVIGGVGPKGSYFTDRHAVGTSIPLVDKQQNSKLLSLTESDGKTVMKFQRSITSCDENDLPITDLPMKLIYAYGETDEIAYHGNRRGTKELNLLKYMPQSNPPNSNFFDITMANFTVPANQTYYHCKIMKTPTFDHKRHIYRIAPVITNIDLVHHLALYLCPPSVTEPSEAQCTASIITALCMEMVAVWAVGGEAFQLPEAAGLPIGGNIKDYFYRLEVHYNNHNKLTGRVDSSGLRLYYTSELRQHDAGILITGLAVAPGYAIPPKAKSFLTYGLCDTAYIPKVLKTSNDLQVFSVMLHTHLAGRKLRVGHFRGGKQIDFLAKDENYDFDYQEVTNLGKTKIVKLGDKLLVECTYNTENRNTLTWGGFSTSDEMCLAFLFYYPVMNLSTCVSLPNTTTLISEMGAKDQDTWLKMMSTKTWTDTSINQYQQTLKRINQLVIVMNSNNNMSSSSGLIPDLEAIPSESCVSSSATKSLSNQDTTKDLHDNHHLHHLCPT